In Oryza sativa Japonica Group chromosome 3, ASM3414082v1, one DNA window encodes the following:
- the LOC4333413 gene encoding subtilisin-like protease SBT1.7: MMRLLLVAVAVAMAAVVVAAEERATYIVHMAKSAMPAEYGDDHGEWYGASLRSVSGAGKMLYAYDTVLHGFSARLTAREARDMAAMDGVLAVNPEARYELHTTRTPEFLGIAGNDGLFPQSGTAGDVVVGVLDTGVWPESRSYDDAGLGEVPSWWKGECMAGTGFNSSACNRKLVGARFFNRGYEAAMGPMDTTRESRSPRDDDGHGTHTSSTAAGAAVSGASLLGFASGTARGMAPRARVAVYKVCWLGGCFSSDILAGMDAAVADGCGVLSLSLGGGAADYARDSVAIGAFAAMEQNVLVSCSAGNAGPGTSTLSNVAPWITTVGAGTLDRDFPAYVSLGNGKNYTGVSLYAGKALPSTPLPIVYAANASNSTAGNLCMPGTLTPEKVAGKIVVCDRGVSARVQKGFVVRDAGGAGMVLSNTATNGEELVADAHLLPAAGVGAKEGAAIKAYVASDPSPTATIVVAGTQVDVRPSPVVAAFSSRGPNMLTPEILKPDIIAPGVNILAAWTGKAGPTGIAADTRRVAFNIISGTSMSCPHVSGLAALLRSAHPEWSPAAVRSALMTTAYSTYAGAGDANPLLDAATGAPATPFDYGAGHVDPASAVDPGLVYDLGTADYVDFLCALNYTSTMIAAVARSKSYGCTEGKAYSVYNLNYPSFAVAYSTASSQAAESSGAAATTVTHRRTLTNVGAAGTYKVSAAAMPGVAVAVEPTELAFTSAGEKKSYTVSFTAKSQPSGTAGFGRLVWSDGKHSVASPMAFTWT, from the coding sequence ATGATGAGGCTGCtgctggtggcggtggcggtggcgatggcggcggtggttgtggcggcggaggagagggcgaCGTACATCGTCCACATGGCGAAGTCGGCGATGCCGGCGGAGTACGGGGACGACCACGGCGAGTGGTACGGCGCGTCGCTGCGCTCCGTGTCCGGCGCCGGGAAGATGCTGTACGCGTACGACACCGTGCTCCACGGCTTCTCCGCGCGGCTCACCGCGCGGGAGGCGCGCGACATGGCGGCCATGGACGGGGTGCTCGCCGTCAACCCGGAGGCGAGGTACGAGCTGCACACCACGCGGACGCCGGAGTTCCTGGGGATCGCCGGGAACGACGGGCTGTTCCCGCAGTCCGGCACGGCGGgggacgtcgtcgtcggggtGCTCGACACCGGGGTGTGGCCGGAGAGCAGGAGCTACGACGACGCGGGCCTCGGCGAGGTGCCGTCGTGGTGGAAGGGGGAGTGCATGGCCGGGACGGGGTTCAACTCCTCCGCCTGCAACCGGAAGCTCGTCGGCGCGCGGTTCTTCAACCGTGGGTACGAGGCGGCGATGGGGCCCATGGACACCACCAGGGAGTCGCGCTCcccgcgcgacgacgacggacacGGCACGCACACGTCGTccacggccgccggcgccgccgtctccggcgccAGCCTGCTGGGGTTCGCGTCCGGCACGGCGCGCGGCATGGCGCCCAGGGCGCGCGTCGCCGTGTACAAGGTGTGCTGGCTCGGCGGCTGCTTCAGCTCCGACATCCTCGCCGGGatggacgccgccgtcgccgacgggtGCGGCGtgctctcgctctcgctcggtggcggcgccgccgactaCGCGCGCGACAGCGTCGCGATCGGCGCGTTCGCGGCGATGGAGCAGAACGTCCTGGTGTCCTGCTCCGCGGGGAACGCCGGGCCCGGCACGTCCACGCTGTCGAACGTGGCGCCATGGATCACCAccgtgggcgcggggacgctcGACCGCGACTTCCCGGCGTACGTCTCGCTTGGCAACGGCAAGAACTACACCGGCGTCTCCCTCTACGCCGGGAAggccctcccctccaccccgCTCCCCATCGTCTACGCCGCCAACGCCTCCAACTCCACGGCGGGCAACCTCTGCATGCCAGGGACGCTCACGCCGGAGAAGGTGGCCGGCAAGATCGTCGTCTGCGAccgcggcgtcagcgcgcggGTCCAGAAGGGCTTCGTCGtgcgcgacgccggcggcgcgggcatGGTGCTCTCCAACACCGCCACCAACGGcgaggagctcgtcgccgacgcgcacctcctccccgccgcgggCGTGGGCGCGAAGGAAGGCGCCGCAATAAAGGCGTACGTGGCCTCCGACCCGAGCCCCACGGCCACCATCGTGGTCGCCGGGACGCAGGTGGACGTGCGCccgtcgccggtggtcgccgcgTTCTCGTCGCGCGGGCCCAACATGCTGACGCCGGAGATCCTGAAGCCGGACATCATCGCGCCGGGGGTGAACATCCTCGCGGCGTGGACCGGCAAGGCTGGGCCGACGGGGATCGCCGCCGACACGCGCCGCGTCGCCTTCAACATCATCTCCGGCACGTCCATGTCGTGCCCGCACGTGAGCGGCCTCGCCGCGCTGCTGAGGAGCGCGCACCCGGAGTGGAGCCCCGCCGCCGTGCGGTCGGCGCTCATGACCACCGCCTACTCCACctacgccggcgccggcgacgccaacCCGCTCCTCGACGCGGCGACCGGCGCGCCCGCCACGCCGTTCGACTACGGCGCCGGCCACGTCGACCCGGCcagcgccgtcgacccgggACTCGTCTACGACCTCGGCACCGCCGACTACGTCGACTTCCTCTGCGCGCTCAACTACACGTCCACCATGATCGCCGCCGTGGCGCGGAGCAAGAGCTACGGCTGCACGGAGGGCAAGGCCTACTCCGTGTACAACCTCAACTACCCGTCCTTCGCCGTGGCGTACTCGACGGCGAGCAGCCAGGCGGCGGAGagctccggcgcggcggcgacgacggtgacgcACAGGCGCACGCTCACCAACGTCGGCGCGGCGGGGACGTACAAGGTGAGCGCGGCCGCCATGCCTggcgtggccgtggccgtggagCCGACCGAGCTGGCGTtcacgtcggccggcgagaaGAAGAGCTACACGGTGAGCTTCACGGCGAAGTCGCAGCCGTCGGGCACCGCCGGATTCGGCCGCCTCGTCTGGTCGGACGGCAAGCACAGCGTGGCGAGCCCGATGGCATTTACGTGGACATGA